The Cellulomonas sp. S1-8 genomic sequence CGTGCCCGGCGGAACGCTCGGTGCCCATCGACGTGAACCAGTCGGCGCCGCCGACCAGGATGCCCGGCACCGACGCGATCGACTCGACGTTGTTGACGACGGTCGGGCGCGCGTACAGGCCCGCGACGGCGGGGAACGGCGGCTTGAGGCGCGGCTGCCCGCGCAGGCCCTCGAGCGAGTCGAGCAGCGCCGTCTCCTCGCCGCAGATGTACGCGCCGGCCCCGGCGTGCACCGTGACCTCGAGGTCGAAGCCCGAGCCCAGCACGTCCGTGCCCAGGTAGCCGGCCTCGCGGGCCTCCCGCACGGCCTCGAGCAGGCGGCGGTAGACGTGCAGGACCTCGCCGCGGACGTAGATGAACGCGTGGTGGCAGCCGATGGCGTACGACGTGATGATGACGCCCTCGAGCAGCTCCTGCGGGCTCGCCATCATCAGCGGGATGTCCTTGCAGGTGCCCGGCTCGGACTCGTCCGCGTTGACGACGAGGTACCGCGGGCCGCCGTCGGGCGCCGGCAGGAAGCCCCACTTCATGCCCGTCGGGAAGCCGGCACCGCCGCGGCCGCGCAGCCCGGAGTCCTTCACCGCGGTCACCACGTCGGCGGGCGCCATGCCCAGCGCGGTGCGCAGACCGCGGTAGCCGCCGTCGGCCACGTAGCGGTCGAGCTTCCACGAACGCTCCGCGTCCCAGTGTGCGGACAGCACGGGGGTGAGGGTCGTCATCACGACTCCTTCGCGTCGTCGGACTGCTGCTTGCGCTGCTCGCCGGCGGGCGAGGTGTCGGCGGGCGTCGTCACCGGACGGTCCGCGCTGGACTGCTCGGCGCCGACCTCGGGCTCCCCGTCGGTGACCACGGGAGCGGCAGTGCGCTCGTCGGCGTCGTAGGACGGCGCCGCCCAGCCCCGCTCGCGGGCCAGCACGGTGCCGCGCACCGTCGGCTCGCCCGCGCCGACGCCCTCGTCGACGCGCCCGTCGGGGAAGCCCGCCAGGACGCGGCTCATCTCCTTGAACGTGCAGACGGACGCCGCCCCGCGGGTCGGCGCGACGGGCGCGCCCTCGACCAGCTTGTCGACGACCTCGACGGCCGAGGCCGGCGTCTGGTTGTCGAAGAACTCCCAGTTCACCATCACGACGGGCGCGTAGTCGCAGGCCGCGTTGCACTCGATGCGCTCGAGCGTGATCGCGCCGTCGCCGGTGGTCTCGTCGTGCCCGATCCCGAGGTGCTCGCTGAGCTCCTCCCAGATCGCGTCCCCGCCCATGACCGCGCACAGCGTGTTCGTGCACACGCCGACGGTGTAGGTGCCGTTGGGGTGGCGCTTGTACTGCGTGTAGAACGTCGCGACCGCGGACACCTCAGCGGTGGACAGACCCAGCGTCGCGGCGCAGAACGCGATGCCGCGCGGGCTGACGTAGCCGTCCTGCGACTGCACCAGGTGCAGCATCGGCAGCAGCGCGGACCGGGCCTGCGGGTACCGGGCGATGATCTCGCGGGAGTCGGCCGTCAGCCGGGCGCGCGTCGCGTCGTCGTAGCCGGTCGCGTGGCGGTCGCCCGGGGCGCGGCCGTGGTCGTGGGGCGCCGGGGCGCCCGCGTGCTCGACGGACATCAGCGGTCCACCCCTCCCAGCACCGGGTCGATCGACGCGACGGCGACGACGACGTCGGCCACCTGCCCGCCCTCGCACATCATCGACACGGCCTGCAGGTTGTTGAACGACGGGTCACGGAAGTGCGCCCGGTACGGCTTGGTGCCGCCGTCGGAGACGAGGTGCACGCCCAGCTCGCCGCGCGGGTGCTCGACGGTCTGGAACACCTGCCCGGCCGGCACGCGGAAGCCCTCGGTGACGAGCTTGAAGTGGTGGATCAGGGACTCCATCGAGGTGCCCATGATCTCCCGGATGTGGTCGAGGGAGTTGCCCATGCCGTCGGTCCCGATGGCGAGCTGCGCAGGCCACGCGACCTTCTTGTCCGCGACCATGACGGGTCCCGGCTTCGCCAGCCGCTCGAGGCACTGCTCGACGATCCGCATCGACTGGTAGCACTCCTCGACGCGCACCAGCAGCCGCGCCCAGGAGTCCGCCGCGTCGTTGGTCGGCACGTCGAAGTCGTACGTCTCGTACCCGCAGTACGGGTCGGTCTTGCGCACGTCGTACGGCAGGCCCGTCGCGCGCAGCAGCGGCCCGGTGACGCCCAGGGCCATGCAGCCGGCCAGGCTCAGGACGCCGACGTCCTTCATGCGCGCGTGCAGGATCGGGTTCGCCAGCATGAGGTCCTCGAGCTGGCGGAAGTAGCCGCGCACCTTGACCAGCGCCTCGCGGACGCTGTCGATCGCGCCCGGGGGCACGTCCTGCGCGACGCCGCCGGGGCGGATGTACGCGTGGTTCATGCGCAGGCCGGAGATCATCTCGAAGATCTTGAGGATCTCCTCGCGCGCCGTGAACCCGAGGATCATGATCGTCGTCGCGCCGAGCTCGTTGCCGCCCGTGGCGAGGAAGACCAGGTGCGACGAGATGCGGTTGAGCTCCATCATCAGCACGCGGATGACCGACGCGCGCTCGGGGACGTCGTCGGTGATGCCGAGCAGCTTCTCGATCGCGAGGCAGTAGGCCGCCTCCTGGAACAGCGGGGCGACGTAGTCCATGCGGGTGCAGAACGTCACGCCCTGGGTCCAGGTGCGGTACTCCATGTTCTTCTCGATGCCCGTGTGCAGGTAGCCGATGCCGGCCCGCGCCTCGGTGACGGTCTCGCCGTCGATCTCGAGCATGAGCCGCAGGACGCCGTGCGTCGACGGGTGCTGCGGACCCATGTTGACGACGATGCGCTCCTCGCCGAGGCGCGCGGCCTCCTCGGCGATGTCGGACCAGTCGCCGCCGGACGCCTCGAACGAGGGCACGCCCTCGGTCTCGTCCAGGGGCACGTGACGGGTCGCGTGGGGGGTCCGCGAGGTGGGGGCGGTCATCAGCTGTACGACCTCCGCTGGTCCGGGGGCGGGATGCTCGCGCCCTTGTACTCGACCGGGATCCCGCCGAGGGGGTAGTCCTTGCGCTGCGGGTGGCCCGGCCAGTCGTCGGGCATCTGGATGCGCGCCAGGCTGGGGTGACCGTCGAAGACGATCCCGAAGAAGTCCCAGGCCTCGCGCTCGTGCCAGTCGTTGGCGGGGTACACGCCGGTCGTGGACGGGATGTGCGGGTCACCCTCGGGGACGGCGACCTCGAGACGCAGGCGGCGCCCGTGCGTCACCGACACGATCTGGTAGACGGCGTGCAGCTCGCGCCCGACCTCGTGCGGGTAGTGGACGCCGGACACGCCGAGCGACAGCTCGAACCGCAGGTCCGGGTCGTCGCGCAGCGCCTGCACGACCTCGACGAGGTGTGCGCGCGCGATGTTGAGCGTCAGCTCGTTGCGGTCGACGACGACCGACTCCACGGCCGCGGCGTAGCCCGTCCCCGACTCGTCGAGCACCTCGGCCAGCAGGTCGACGACCTCGTCGAACCAGCCGCCGTAGGGGCGCTCGCTGGGCCCCGGCAGCGCGATCGTCGCGACGAGCCCGCCGTAGCCCGACGTGTCCCCCGTGCCGCTCACGCCGAACATGCCGGTGCGCACGTCGATGATGTCCAGCGGCGTGCGCGGGCCGGTCGGGTCGGGTCCGGCGGGCAGGTTCTGGGAGCCCGCCTCGAGCGCGGCAGCCGTGGTGCGCTGCGTCCCGGCCGGTGCCGGCCCGCCGGGCTTGGCGGCCGCGGACGCGTCGGCCTTCTCCGCCGTGGGCTTCGTGCCCTCGGTCGGCCGGTCGGCGACCGGGGACGTCGCGTCCTCGGGCGTCTTCTCGTCGCTCATCGCAGCAGCCCCGTCATGTGCGACGTCGGCGTCGCGGCCATCGCCGCCTCCTGCGCGCGGGCCGCGGCCTCGCGGCGGTTCACGCCGAGCGGCTCGTCCTGGATCTGCTGGTGCAGCGCGAGGATCGCGTGGAGCAGCATCTCCGGGCGCGGCGGGCAGCCGGGCAGGTAGATGTCGACGGGCACGATGTGGTCCACGCCCTGCACGATCGCGTAGTTGTTGAACATGCCGCCCGACGACGCGCACACGCCCATCGACAGCACCCACTTGGGCTCGGCCATCTGGTCGTAGACCTGCCGCACCACGGGCGCCATCTTCTGGCTGACGCGCCCGGCGACGATCATGAGGTCCGACTGGCGCGGCGACGCGCGGAAGACCTCCATGCCGAAGCGCGAGATGTCGTACCGGCTCGTCCCGGCCGCCATCATCTCGATCGCGCAGCACGCCAGGCCGAACGTCACGGGCCACAGGGAGGCCTTGCGGAAGTAGCCGACGAGGTCCTCGACCGTCGTCAGCAGGAAGCCCGAGGGCGCTTCTTCGATACCCATGTCAGCCCCTCCTCGGGGTCGGTCGGCTGCGCGTGGTGGCACGTGTCGGGCAGGCGAGGGCCGGCCCGTGCATGGTCAGTCCCACTCGAGGCCGCCGCGCTTCCACTCGTACGCGAACGGGACGGTGATGATCAGCAGGAACACCATCATCGCGACCAGCCCGAACGTCGCGAGCTCCACGAAGCTCACCGCCCACGGGTAGAGGAAGACGACCTCGATGTCGAAGATGATGAAGGTCATGGCGACCAGGTAGTACTTGATCGGGAAGCGCCCGCCGCCGATGGCGTGGGGCGTCGGCTCGATGCCGCACTCGTAGGCGTCGAGCTTGGCGCGGTTGTACCGCTTGGGACCGAGGATCGCGCTCGCGCCGACCCCACCCAGGGCGAGGACCGCCGCGATCCCGATCATCACCAGGAGCGGGACGTACGGGTTGCTCATCGAGCGGTCCTCCTCGTCGGGGACGTCGTGCCGGGGGTCCGGCCGTGGGGTGCTGCCGTGCCGTCGCTGCCCGTGCGCCGGCTCATGCGTCCGGCGCCAGTCGGGTGAGCGCGGCGATCACGCGGTCGACCACGTCACCCCCGCGCGGCTCGTAGCAGTCGGCCAGCAGCTTGAGCACGAACTTCATGAGCAGGGGCCGCGGCAGACCGTACCGCGTGCACAGGTGCATGACCTGCGGGTGCTCGATCAGCGCCACGAAGATCCGCCCCAGCGTGTAGTACCCGCCGAGGTCGTCCTTCATGCGGTGCTGGTACGTCGCCAGGGCGCGCTCGCGTCCCGCGGCCGACCCGCGGGCCAGCCCTGCGCGATGGCGTCGGCCGCGACCCGGCCCGCCTGCAGGCCGTACGCGATGCCCTCGCCGTTGAACGGGCTGACCATGCCGGCGGCGTCGCCCGCGAGCATCAGCCCGTCCGCGTAGAGCGGGCCGCGGTTGAAGCCCATCGGGAGGGCCGCACCGCGCACGGGACCCATCTGGTTGTCGGGGGTGAACTCCCACTCGGCGGGCGCGTTGGCCATCCAGCGGGCGAACAGGTCCTTGTAGTCGACCTTGGTCGCCGCGGCCGTCGAGCTCACCGACCCGAGCCCGACGTTGGCGGTCCCGTCGCCGAGCGAGAAGATCCAGCCGTACCCGGGCATGAGGTTCGAGCGGCCCGGGGCGCCGTCCCACAGCTCGAGGTGCGACTCCATCCACGGGTCGTCGTGCCGCGGGGTGCGGAAGTAGGTGCGGACCGCCACGCCCATCGGGCGGTCGTCGCGCTTGGCGCGGCCGACGGCGGTCGCGAGGCGTGCCGACACCCCGTCGGCGGCGATGACGACGGGGGCGCGGTACGTGGCCTCGTCGCCGGCGTCGCCCGTGCGGCGGCCGTCGGCGTCGACCGACCGTGCCCGGACGCCGACGACCCGGCCCGTGCGCTCGTCACGCACCGGTCCCGTGACGGACGTGCCCTCGAGCAGCTTGGCACCCGCGGCGCGGGCGTACTCGGCCAGCGTCTGGTCGAACGACACGCGCGACTTCGCGAGCCCGTAGGAGGGGTAGCTCGACAGCTCGGGCCATGGCAGCTCGAGGCGGTGGCCGCCGCCGATGACACGCAGACCGGCGTTGCGGATCCAGCCGTCCTGCTCGCGGATCGGGACGCCCATGCGGACGAGCTCGGCCACCGCGCGCGGGGTGAGGCCGTCGCCGCAGATCTTGTCGCGCGGGAAGGTCGCCTTCTCCAGCAGGAGGACGTCGAGCCCCGCGGCGGCGCAGTGGTAGGCCGCCGAGGCCCCGGTCGGACCGGCGCCGACGACGATGACGTCGGCGTCATCGGTCGTTCCGTCCACCTGGTCACCCCACTTGTGACGATGTTCACGTGCAGCTTCGGCGAGTGTATCCAGCGCCTCCGGACCTGTCTGCGAAGGGTTGGCTTACCTCAGCAGCAGGACCGGACCATGGTCCCCCACGGCGGCGCCGAACAGGCGTCACACGCACCGGGAGCGCCCGGGCGCGCCCGTGCTCCCGCGCCCTCGCGGGCGGCCGACCCTCATCGTCCACCACGCGGCCGCAGCCCGCAGGACGGGCGCGCGCACCGCACACCCGCGCCGCAGGACGCGGGCGAACGGCTCAGGGTCGACGGGCGCGGTGCAGCGCGACGACCCCGCCCGTGAGGTTCCGGAACGCGACCTGGTCCCAGCCCGCGCCACGCACCAGCAGGCCCAGCTCGCGCTGGTCCGGCCACTCGCGGATCGACTCGGCGAGGTACACGTACGCGTCCGGCTCCTTCGACACCGCGCGGGCGACCGGCGGCAGGGCACGCATGAGGTAGTTCGTGTAGACGGTGCGGAACGGCGCAAACGTCGGCCGGGAGAACTCGCACACGACCATGCGTCCACCCGGACGGGTCACGCGCAGCAGCTCGCGCAGCGCCGCGTCCACGTCGGACACGTTGCGCAGGCCGAACGACATCGTCACCGCGTCGAACGACGCGTCGGCGAACGGCAGGTGCAGCGCGTCGCCCGCGACGAACGGCAGGTCGGGCGCCGGCGGCGGCCGACCCGCAGCATCCCGGTCGACAGGTCGCACGGCACGACGTGCACGCCCGCGTCGGCGAGCGGCTCGCTCGACGTGCCGGTGCCCGCCGCGAGGTCCAGGACCGTCTCGCCGCGCTGGGCGTCCAGGGCGGAGAGCGTCGCCCTGCGCCACGCACGGTCCTGGCCCAGGGAGATGACGTCGTTGGTGATGTCGTACCGGTGCGCGACCGCGTCGAACATGGCGGCGACGTCGCGAGGGTCCTTGTCGAGGGCGGCGCGTGGCATGCGCCCATCGTCGCAGGTCCGCGTGGTCGGCTGCGCACCCGGCTCGGGTAGCGTGCGGCGGGACGGCGCCGGTGGGCGTCGTCGTCGCACCGACCTCGGGGGCCCGTCCACCCATGCCGCAGTACGCGATCCTCGTCCAGCCCTCGGCGAACCGGGTGTACTCGCAGCACGCTGCGCGCCTCACGCGCAACGAGCTCCTCGCCCTCGACGGGCTGCTCCTCGACGGCCGCCTGGCCGCGGCGGGCGAGCCCGAGGAGCGCACGATGGGCGGGGTCCCGTACCTCGTCCTGCCGACGCCGGCCCTGACCGCGGACGACCTGGCCGTGCTGGCCAACCTGTCCTCGCTGTTCGCCCTGTTCGAGCTGAACGACGAC encodes the following:
- the nuoE gene encoding NADH-quinone oxidoreductase subunit NuoE — translated: MSVEHAGAPAPHDHGRAPGDRHATGYDDATRARLTADSREIIARYPQARSALLPMLHLVQSQDGYVSPRGIAFCAATLGLSTAEVSAVATFYTQYKRHPNGTYTVGVCTNTLCAVMGGDAIWEELSEHLGIGHDETTGDGAITLERIECNAACDYAPVVMVNWEFFDNQTPASAVEVVDKLVEGAPVAPTRGAASVCTFKEMSRVLAGFPDGRVDEGVGAGEPTVRGTVLARERGWAAPSYDADERTAAPVVTDGEPEVGAEQSSADRPVTTPADTSPAGEQRKQQSDDAKES
- a CDS encoding NADH-quinone oxidoreductase subunit D; the protein is MTAPTSRTPHATRHVPLDETEGVPSFEASGGDWSDIAEEAARLGEERIVVNMGPQHPSTHGVLRLMLEIDGETVTEARAGIGYLHTGIEKNMEYRTWTQGVTFCTRMDYVAPLFQEAAYCLAIEKLLGITDDVPERASVIRVLMMELNRISSHLVFLATGGNELGATTIMILGFTAREEILKIFEMISGLRMNHAYIRPGGVAQDVPPGAIDSVREALVKVRGYFRQLEDLMLANPILHARMKDVGVLSLAGCMALGVTGPLLRATGLPYDVRKTDPYCGYETYDFDVPTNDAADSWARLLVRVEECYQSMRIVEQCLERLAKPGPVMVADKKVAWPAQLAIGTDGMGNSLDHIREIMGTSMESLIHHFKLVTEGFRVPAGQVFQTVEHPRGELGVHLVSDGGTKPYRAHFRDPSFNNLQAVSMMCEGGQVADVVVAVASIDPVLGGVDR
- the nuoF gene encoding NADH-quinone oxidoreductase subunit NuoF, which gives rise to MTTLTPVLSAHWDAERSWKLDRYVADGGYRGLRTALGMAPADVVTAVKDSGLRGRGGAGFPTGMKWGFLPAPDGGPRYLVVNADESEPGTCKDIPLMMASPQELLEGVIITSYAIGCHHAFIYVRGEVLHVYRRLLEAVREAREAGYLGTDVLGSGFDLEVTVHAGAGAYICGEETALLDSLEGLRGQPRLKPPFPAVAGLYARPTVVNNVESIASVPGILVGGADWFTSMGTERSAGHGLFSLSGHVTRPGQYEAPLGITLRELLDMAGGVRAGHELKFWTPGGSSTPIFTAEHLDVPLDYESVGAAGSMLGTRALQIFDETTSVVKAVSRWMQFYKHESCGKCTPCREGTFWLAQILARLEAGQGTDADIDLLLDLCDNILGRAFCALGDGATSPVTSAIQYFREEFEAGTHTPADVLFPPERSSLFDYTPRGSTQLAGVHA
- a CDS encoding NuoB/complex I 20 kDa subunit family protein, with amino-acid sequence MGIEEAPSGFLLTTVEDLVGYFRKASLWPVTFGLACCAIEMMAAGTSRYDISRFGMEVFRASPRQSDLMIVAGRVSQKMAPVVRQVYDQMAEPKWVLSMGVCASSGGMFNNYAIVQGVDHIVPVDIYLPGCPPRPEMLLHAILALHQQIQDEPLGVNRREAAARAQEAAMAATPTSHMTGLLR
- a CDS encoding NADH-quinone oxidoreductase subunit A; the protein is MSNPYVPLLVMIGIAAVLALGGVGASAILGPKRYNRAKLDAYECGIEPTPHAIGGGRFPIKYYLVAMTFIIFDIEVVFLYPWAVSFVELATFGLVAMMVFLLIITVPFAYEWKRGGLEWD
- a CDS encoding NADH-quinone oxidoreductase subunit C, translating into MSDEKTPEDATSPVADRPTEGTKPTAEKADASAAAKPGGPAPAGTQRTTAAALEAGSQNLPAGPDPTGPRTPLDIIDVRTGMFGVSGTGDTSGYGGLVATIALPGPSERPYGGWFDEVVDLLAEVLDESGTGYAAAVESVVVDRNELTLNIARAHLVEVVQALRDDPDLRFELSLGVSGVHYPHEVGRELHAVYQIVSVTHGRRLRLEVAVPEGDPHIPSTTGVYPANDWHEREAWDFFGIVFDGHPSLARIQMPDDWPGHPQRKDYPLGGIPVEYKGASIPPPDQRRSYS